The sequence ATGAGAAAGTTCTTACCGGTTTTTCTCCTTCTGACAGCCACAGTGATGGCAAGCAATTACGTTCTTATAGTGTACTCAGAACCTCTCTCACAGGTTTTCATAAACGGAAACTACGTGGGAACGGTGGATGTAACTGGTCAGCTGGTTCTCACGCTGGACTCCTCGGGAAAGTTCGTCATAACAGTGAAGAAAAGCTGGTACCTTCCTTACGAGGGAGAGATCGTCATCACGGGCCCGGGTAAGTTCGTCGTCTTTGCCCATCTCAGAGAGGCTGGCGCCCTGAGGGTGTTTTCGAACGTCTACCCGGTGGAGGTTTTTGCGGAAGGGATGTACCTTGGGAAGGTCTACAGTGTAAAGGACGTCCTCTACGTCCCATCCGGCACGGTGACACTCACTTTTAAAGCAGAGGGATACAAAGAGAAAACGGTAACGGTGCAGGTGTCTCCACGAAGCGAGAGGACTCTGAACATTTACCTCGA comes from Thermotoga sp. and encodes:
- a CDS encoding FlgD immunoglobulin-like domain containing protein, with product MRKFLPVFLLLTATVMASNYVLIVYSEPLSQVFINGNYVGTVDVTGQLVLTLDSSGKFVITVKKSWYLPYEGEIVITGPGKFVVFAHLREAGALRVFSNVYPVEVFAEGMYLGKVYSVKDVLYVPSGTVTLTFKAEGYKEKTVTVQVSPRSERTLNIYLEEKVLELNLKIEPEKFSPNGDWYEDQTTFYIYLSKTADLKVKVLDDQGRVVWSRELTGSEGTNKVTWNGKGVPDGRYRVRVTASTNDEIQSVEQEVIVDRSEYTYFKELFIGSTLLVVLLLLHVH